The Hymenobacter sp. 5317J-9 genome has a window encoding:
- the rpiB gene encoding ribose 5-phosphate isomerase B — protein MKIALGSDHAGFTHKEMLRAWLTAEGHEVRDFGTHSADSMDYPDVAHPLSAAVESGEVALGLLLCGSANGVCITANKHAGVRAAIAWLPELAALARQHNDANVLCVPARYVSEDQTREIVSTFLKTNFEGGRHQLRVAKIKC, from the coding sequence ATGAAAATTGCCCTTGGCTCCGACCACGCCGGTTTCACTCATAAAGAAATGCTGCGCGCCTGGCTGACCGCCGAAGGCCACGAGGTGCGGGACTTTGGCACGCACTCGGCCGATTCGATGGATTACCCCGACGTGGCGCACCCGCTGTCGGCGGCGGTGGAAAGCGGCGAGGTTGCGCTGGGACTGCTGCTGTGCGGCTCGGCCAACGGCGTGTGCATCACGGCCAACAAGCACGCCGGCGTGCGCGCCGCCATTGCCTGGCTGCCCGAGCTGGCCGCCCTGGCCCGGCAGCACAACGACGCCAATGTGCTGTGCGTGCCGGCCCGCTACGTGAGCGAAGACCAGACCCGGGAAATTGTATCAACTTTTCTAAAAACAAATTTCGAAGGGGGGCGCCACCAGCTGCGAGTGGCAAAAATAAAGTGCTGA